One Paroedura picta isolate Pp20150507F chromosome 3, Ppicta_v3.0, whole genome shotgun sequence genomic window carries:
- the LOC143834144 gene encoding LOW QUALITY PROTEIN: uncharacterized protein LOC143834144 (The sequence of the model RefSeq protein was modified relative to this genomic sequence to represent the inferred CDS: inserted 2 bases in 1 codon; deleted 1 base in 1 codon), with protein MGAGKELGARGLWERTRPDLLLGEDPIELDVQRQQFRQFRYEDAQGPREVCSRLHGLCSRWLEPERRSKRQMLDRVVLEQFLALLPPEMQGWVRGCGPESSAQAVALAEGFLLSQALEQKEQGRGPFMEASAESGEDPPKTCRNSQFGAVKEEDSAWDTSPGFRAASPALPGPSALSPGAAASALRPARTEEGPVSFEEVDVDFTREEWELLDPGQRALAMEVTLENLGNVASLEADDPQNKFKEEPKQHPLEEKPKRRNAGTKQGRDNECPASQGAQSQVFESDWTIHTGEKPHKCFHCEKSFAWSSQLANHLHIHTGEKPYKCLECGKSFAQSSNLSIHRRIHTGEKPYKCLECGKSFAQRSQLNVHQRSHRGEKPYKCLECGKSFAHSSHLTGHRRIHTGEKPYECLVCGKSFVWRMSLTSHQRIHTGEKPYKCLVCGKSFAHSSQFTGHRRIHSGEKPYKCLECGKSFAQNAYLSVHQRIHTGEKPYKCSKCGKTFAYSSQLTGHQQIHTGKKPYECLVCGKNFVHSSQLNAHRRIHTAEKPYKCLVCGKSFAQNPYLITHQRIHTGEKPYKCLVCGKSFAHSSQFTGHRRIHTGEKPYKCLECGKSFAQRSYFTVHQRIHRGEKPYKCSECGKSFARSSCLTGHRRIHTGEKPYKCLDCGKSFVWRMSLTSHQRIHTXEKPYKCLVCGKSFAHSSQFTGHRRIYTGEKPYKCLDCGKSFVWRMSLTSHRQIHTGDKQYKCLDCGKSFVWRTNLTGHQRIHTGEKPYKCLDCGKSFVQRIHLIAHQRIHTREKPYKCLDCGKSFRRHFYLSLTFHQRLHTGEKPYTCLVCGKSFAQSSQPTDHRKIHIGEKSFKCLKCGKSFTGKGDLTGPQQIPTGEKHKCLDCGKCFVRRDNLSAHQRIHTGEKPYKCLDCGKCFLRSFNLSAHRRIHTGEKPYICLECGKSFAQRSQLTVHQRIHRGEKPYKCLECGKSFTGKGDLNGHQRIHTGEKPYKCLDCGKNFAWIGTFTSHQRIHTGEKPYKCLDCGKCFLRSFNLSAHRRIHTGEKPYKCLECGKSFAQRSQLTVHQRIHRGEKPYKSSDFVVAENLLSFEEFIQGKNTSNFQSIK; from the exons ATGGGGGCAGGAAAAGAGCTGGGGGCCAGAGGACTCTGGGAGAGAACAAGGCCCGACCTCCTCCTGGGGGAGGACCCCATTGAGCTGGATGTGCAGCGCCAGCAGTTCCGGCAGTTCCGCTACGAGGATGCTCAGGGGCCCCGGGAGgtgtgcagccggctccacggactctgcagccgctggctggagccggagaggcgcagcaagaggcagatgctggaccgggtggtcctggagcagttcctggccctcctgcccccggagatgcagggctgggtgagaggatgcgggccggagagcagcgcccaggcggtggccctggccgaaggcttcctcctcagccaggcgTTGGAGCAAAAagagcag GGGCGTGGACCATTCATGGAGGCGTCTGCTGAGTCAGGAGAAGATCCGCCCAAGACCTGCCGTAATTCACAGTTTGGGGCCGTCAAAGAGGAGGACTCAGCGTGGGACACCTCCCCAG GCTTCAGAGCGGCCTCCCCAGCGCTTCCCGGGCCGTCTGCTCTTTCTCCTGGAGCGGCAGCATCCGCTCTGCGGCCGGCTCGGACCGAGGAAGGCCCcgtgtcctttgaggaggtggacGTGGACTTCACCCGGGAGGAGTGGGAGCTGCTGGATCCCGGCCAGAGGGCCCTGGCCATGGAAGTCACGTTGGAGAATTTGGGGAATGTGGCCTCTCTCG AAGCTGATGATCCCCAGAATAAGTTCAAGGAAGAACCAAAACAGCACCCATTGGAAGAAAAACCCAAGAGAAGAAACGCTGGGACTAAACAGGGGAGGGACAATGAATGCCCTGCTTCTCAGGGTGCTCAATCCCAGGTGTTTGAATCAGACTGGacaatccacaccggggagaaaccacaTAAATGCTTCCATTGTGAAAAGAGCTTTGCTTGGAGTTCACAGCTTGCTAATCATCTTCatatccacacgggggagaaaccatataaatgcttggagtgtggaaagagctttgctcagAGTTCAAATCTTTCTATTCATCGACGAatacacactggggagaaaccatataaatgcctggagtgtggaaagagctttgctcaaAGATCACAACTTAATGTCCATCAACGAAGCCAcagaggggagaaaccatataaatgcttggagtgtggaaagagctttgctcatAGTTCGCATCTTACTGGCCATCgacgaatccacacaggggagaaaccatatgaaTGCTTGGTGTGTGGAAAAAGCTTTGTTTGGAGGATGAGTCTTACTAGCCATCAacgaattcacacaggggagaaaccatataaatgtttggtatgtggaaagagctttgctcatAGTTCACAATTTACTGGCCATCGAAGAATCCActctggggagaaaccatataaatgcttggaatgtggaaagagctttgctcagAATGCATATCTTAGTGTTCATCAAcggatccacacaggggagaaaccatataaatgctccaAGTGTGGAAAGACCTTTGCTTATAGTTCACAACTTACTGGCCATCAACAAATCCACACAGGAAAGAAACCATATGAATGCTTGGTGTGTGGAAAGAATTTTGTTCATAGTTCACAACTGAATGCCCATCGAAGAATCCACACAgcggagaaaccatataaatgcttggtgtgtggaaagagcttcgCTCAGAACCCATATCTTATTActcatcaaagaattcacacaggggagaaaccatataaatgtttggtatgtggaaagagctttgctcatAGTTCACAATTTACTGGCCATCGaagaatccacactggggagaaaccatataaatgcttggagtgtggaaagagctttgctcaaAGATCATACTTTACTGTCCATCAACGAATCCAcagaggggagaaaccatataaatgctctgagtgtggaaagagctttgctcgTAGTTCATGTCTTACTGGCCATCgacgaatccacacaggggagaaaccatataaatgtttggACTGTGGAAAAAGCTTTGTTTGGAGGATGAGTCTTACTAGCCATCAacgaattcacac ggagaaaccatataaatgtttggtatgtggaaagagctttgctcatAGTTCACAATTTACTGGCCATCGAAGAATCTAcactggagagaaaccatataaatgcttggactgTGGA AAAAGCTTTGTTTGGAGGATGAGTCTTACTAGCCATCGACAAATCCACACAGGGGATAAACAATATAAATGCTTAGATTGTGGAAAAAGCTTTGTTTGGAGGACCAATCTTACTGGCCATCAACgaatccatacaggggagaaaccgtatAAATGCTTGGattgtggaaagagctttgttcAGAGGATCCATCTTATTGCTCATCAACGTATCCACACTAGGGAGAAGCCTTATAAATGCTTGGACTGTGGAAAGAGCTTTCGTAGGCACTTCTATCTTAGT CTTACTTTTCATCAGCGTCTCCATACtggggaaaaaccatatacatgcttagtgtgtggaaagagctttgctcagAGTTCACAACCTACTGACCATCGAAAAATCCACATTGGGGAGAAATCATTTAAATGCTTGaaatgtggaaagagctttactgggaagggagacctCACTGGCCCTCAAcaaatccccactggggagaaacatAAATGCTTGGATTGTGGAAAGTGCTTTGTTCGAAGAGACAACCTTAGTGCCCATCaacgaatccacacaggggagaaaccatataaatgcttggactgTGGAAAGTGCTTTCTTCGGAGCTTCAACCTTAGTGCTCATCgacgaatccacacaggggagaaaccatatatatgcttggagtgtggaaagagctttgctcaaAGATCACAACTTACTGTCCATCAACGAATCCAcagaggggagaaaccatataaatgcttggagtgtggaaagagctttactgggaagggagacctCAATGGGCATCaacgaatccacacaggggagaaaccatataaatgtttggATTGTGGAAAGAATTTTGCTTGGATTGGCACGTTTACATCTCATCaacgaatccacacaggggagaagccatataagtGCTTGGACTGTGGAAAATGCTTTCTTCGGAGCTTCAATCTTAGTGCTCATCGacgaatccacacgggggagaaaccatataaatgcttggagtgtggaaagagctttgctcaaAGATCACAACTTACTGTCCATCAACGGATCCAcagaggggagaaaccatataaatccTCGGACTTTGTTGTAGCAGAAAACTTATTGTCCTTCGAAGAATTCATACAAGGTAAAAACACTTCAAATTTTCAGAGCATAAAATAG